The following are encoded in a window of Mustela nigripes isolate SB6536 chromosome 3, MUSNIG.SB6536, whole genome shotgun sequence genomic DNA:
- the GRINA gene encoding protein lifeguard 1, with product MPHEKSFLVSGDSYPPPNPGYPGGPQPSMPPYPGAPYPQAPFQPSPYGQPGYPQGPSSYPQGGYPQGPYPQGGYPQGPYPQGGYPQGPYPQSPFPPNPYGQPQAFPVPDPGSPQHGNYHEEGPPSYYDNQDFPATNWDDKSIRQAFIRKVFLVLTLQLSVTLSTVAVFTFVGKVKGFVRENVWTYYVSYAVFFVSLIVLSCCGDFRRKHPWNLVALSILTISLSYMVGMIASFYNTEAVIMAVGITTTVCFTVVIFSMQTRYDFTSCMGVLLVSLVVLVAFAILCIFIRNRILEIVYASLGALLFTCFLAVDTQLLLGNKQLSLSPEEYVFAALNLYTDIINIFLYILTIIGRAKE from the exons ATGCCCCATGAAAAGAGTTTCTTGGTGTCTGGGGACAGCtatcctccccccaaccctggatACCCTGGGGGACCCCAGCCCTCCATGCCTCCCTACCCTGGAGCCCCTTACCCACAAGCCCCCTTCCAGCCTTCTCCGTATGGCCAGCCAGGGTACCCCCAGGGCCCCAGCTCCTACCCCCAAGGTGGCTACCCGCAGGGCCCCTACCCCCAAGGGGGCTACCCCCAGGGCCCTTACCCTCAAGGGGGCTACCCTCAGGGGCCATATCCACAGAGCccctttccccccaacccctATGGACAACCACAGGCCTTCCCGGTACCGGACCCTGGCT cACCTCAGCACGGAAACTACCATGAAGAGGGCCCCCCATCCTACTACGACAACCAGGACTTCCCCGCCACCAACTGGGACGACAAGAGCATCCGCCAGGCCTTCATCCggaag GTGTTCCTGGTGCTGACCCTGCAGCTGTCTGTGACGCTGTCCACTGTGGCTGTGTTCACCTTCGTCGGGAAGGTGAAGGGCTTCGTCCGGGAGAACGTGTGGACCTACTATGTGTCCTATGCTGTCTTCTTCGTCTCCCTCATCGTCCTCAGCTGCTGTGGAGACTTCCGGCGCAAGCATCCCTGGAACCTTGTTGCCCTG TCGATCCTGACCATCAGCCTGTCCTACATGGTGGGCATGATCGCCAGCTTCTACAACACTGAGGCGGTCATCATGGCCGTGGGCATCACAACGACGGTCTGCTTCACGGTGGTCATCTTCTCCATGCAG ACCCGCTACGACTTCACGTCGTGCATGGGCGTGCTgctggtgagcctggtggtgctGGTCGCCTTCGCCATCCTCTGCATCTTCATCCGCAACCGCATCCTGGAGATCGTGTACGCCTCGCTGGGCGCCCTGCTCTTCACCTGT ttCCTGGCTGTGGACACCCAGCTGCTGCTGGGGAACAAGCAGCTGTCCCTGAGCCCCGAGGAGTACGTGTTCGCCGCGCTGAACCTCTACACCGACATCATCAACATCttcctctacatcctcaccatCATCGGCCGCGCCAAGGAGTAG